A genome region from Mycobacterium florentinum includes the following:
- a CDS encoding acetyltransferase, which yields MSARITPLRLEGFEQLPKHARRCVFWEVDPATLGDQDHLADPEFEKEAWLSMVMLEWGSCGQVATAIPDEQSPTDPPCLGYALYAPPGAVPRAHRFPTAPVSADAVLLTSMGIEPGHAADDLPHDLLARVIDELMRRGVRALEAFGRTPAASELLDPGLADRDVQPVLESLGDCSVDRCIIDAEFLKDVGFVVVAPHSYFPRLRLELDKGLGWKAEVEEALERLLANAQLQQPVGAGSAAGNTLQNKQNG from the coding sequence GTGTCTGCTCGAATCACGCCCCTGCGGCTCGAAGGCTTCGAGCAGCTTCCCAAGCACGCGCGCCGCTGCGTCTTCTGGGAAGTCGATCCCGCGACCCTCGGTGATCAGGACCACCTCGCCGACCCCGAATTTGAAAAAGAGGCGTGGCTGTCGATGGTGATGCTGGAGTGGGGATCGTGCGGTCAGGTCGCGACCGCGATTCCCGACGAGCAAAGCCCGACCGACCCGCCCTGTCTGGGCTACGCGCTGTACGCCCCGCCCGGCGCGGTACCGCGGGCACATCGGTTTCCGACGGCGCCGGTGTCTGCAGACGCGGTGCTGCTGACGTCGATGGGTATCGAACCCGGGCATGCCGCCGACGACTTGCCACACGATCTGCTGGCTCGGGTCATCGACGAATTGATGCGCCGCGGGGTCCGGGCGCTGGAGGCCTTCGGTCGCACCCCCGCGGCGTCGGAGTTGTTGGATCCCGGCCTCGCCGATCGCGACGTCCAGCCGGTGCTGGAATCCCTCGGTGACTGCTCGGTCGACCGCTGCATCATCGATGCGGAGTTCTTGAAAGACGTGGGTTTCGTTGTGGTGGCACCACATTCGTACTTCCCGCGGCTGCGCCTCGAGCTGGACAAGGGCCTCGGGTGGAAGGCCGAGGTCGAGGAGGCGCTGGAGCGGCTACTGGCGAATGCTCAGCTGCAGCAGCCGGTGGGCGCCGGGTCTGCGGCGGGAAATACGTTGCAGAACAAGCAGAACGGTTAA